One Halostella limicola genomic window carries:
- a CDS encoding UbiA family prenyltransferase yields the protein MPLSRRGSGPEPALSALLSQVHPVFMLPPLAASLFGGVLAGGVDPVVAGLHVVAIFSAVYTAHVKDGYVDFHVRGEDDDHPLTERGCRAALAGVSVLFAACLAGLWVAVGPGAALITLPTWLIGFHHAPQLDMNPVTATTGYPLGIAVALVGGHYVQAGALGATALAFGLVFLVLLSGVKVIDDAQDYDYDRSISKRTVAVVLGRERARTAAFLLMATALLAVVAFAVAELFPPSSVLAVLAFGAVALAARRADPETATMLLVRGSYVFLAVLVAAVWFEPLG from the coding sequence ATGCCACTCTCGCGCCGCGGGAGCGGACCGGAACCGGCGCTCAGTGCGCTTCTCTCGCAGGTCCACCCGGTGTTCATGCTGCCGCCGCTGGCGGCGTCGCTGTTCGGCGGCGTCCTCGCCGGCGGCGTCGACCCGGTCGTCGCGGGGCTACACGTCGTCGCCATCTTCTCGGCGGTGTACACCGCCCACGTGAAGGACGGCTACGTCGACTTCCACGTCCGCGGCGAGGACGACGACCACCCGCTCACCGAGCGCGGGTGCAGGGCCGCCCTCGCCGGCGTCTCGGTCCTGTTCGCGGCGTGTCTCGCCGGCCTCTGGGTCGCCGTCGGTCCCGGCGCGGCCCTGATCACGCTGCCGACGTGGCTCATCGGCTTCCACCACGCCCCGCAGCTGGACATGAACCCGGTGACGGCGACGACGGGCTACCCGCTCGGCATCGCGGTCGCACTCGTCGGCGGGCACTACGTTCAGGCCGGTGCCCTCGGCGCGACGGCGCTGGCGTTCGGCCTCGTCTTCCTCGTCCTGCTGTCGGGCGTGAAGGTGATCGACGACGCGCAGGACTACGACTACGACCGCTCCATCAGCAAGCGGACGGTCGCCGTCGTCCTCGGCCGGGAACGGGCGCGGACGGCCGCGTTCCTGCTGATGGCGACCGCACTCCTCGCCGTCGTCGCCTTCGCCGTCGCCGAGCTGTTCCCGCCGTCCAGCGTGCTCGCCGTCCTCGCGTTCGGGGCCGTCGCGCTCGCGGCGCGGCGGGCCGACCCCGAGACCGCGACGATGCTGCTGGTGCGCGGGTCGTACGTGTTCCTCGCTGTGCTCGTCGCAGCGGTGTGGTTCGAGCCGCTGGGGTGA
- a CDS encoding GNAT family N-acetyltransferase, translating into MKLVEATADDLDALVERWCDLATSMEEYSDLNELADADVDDAAADGFRAHLDDEDVTDYLVVHEDETIGFLTLREGRHPSRKYSKYLRIVNVAIDEKHRSRGHGTAVVERVKELARERGCDHLKVSCEWENEDARRFYRDAGFRPKQVDYAQPLE; encoded by the coding sequence ATGAAGCTCGTCGAAGCCACCGCCGACGACCTCGACGCGCTCGTCGAGCGCTGGTGCGACCTCGCGACGTCGATGGAGGAGTACTCCGACCTGAACGAACTCGCCGACGCGGACGTCGACGATGCCGCCGCCGACGGCTTTCGCGCTCACCTCGACGACGAGGACGTCACCGACTACCTCGTCGTCCACGAGGACGAAACGATCGGCTTTCTCACGCTCCGCGAGGGCCGCCACCCCTCCCGGAAGTACTCGAAGTACCTCCGGATCGTGAACGTCGCTATCGACGAGAAGCACCGAAGTCGGGGCCACGGCACGGCGGTCGTCGAACGCGTGAAGGAACTGGCCCGCGAGCGGGGCTGCGACCACCTCAAGGTCTCCTGCGAGTGGGAGAACGAGGACGCGCGCCGGTTCTACCGCGACGCCGGCTTCCGGCCGAAGCAGGTCGACTACGCACAGCCGTTAGAGTGA
- a CDS encoding redox-regulated ATPase YchF has product MLSIALAGKPNAGKSTFYTAATRADVDVANYPFTTIDANRGVTHARTECPCLDRDERCDSDDCRDGKRYVPVELLDVAGLVPGAHEGKGLGNQFLDELTNADAIVNVVDASGATNEEGEPVEVGEHDPMDDIDFVEEEMDLWLAGIVDRNWESVTRKSRSPDFDIDDALAEMLTGFGATEAEVAASLRSIDYPDEPQQWTDEHKEALARDVRRRTKPIIVAANKIDVAPEENVERLLDLDKPVIPTTAEGELALRNAADAGVVDYDPGDEEFEIVGDVSDEQRAALDGLRDAMAEHGGTGVQAALNHAVYDLLDRVTAYPVQDASKWTDATGTVLPDAFLLPRGSTPVDLAYAVHSDIGDGYLHAVNARSSREVGDSYELEEGDVIKIVSTN; this is encoded by the coding sequence ATGCTCTCGATCGCGCTTGCCGGGAAGCCGAACGCCGGCAAGTCCACGTTCTACACCGCGGCGACGCGGGCCGACGTCGACGTCGCGAACTACCCGTTCACGACGATCGACGCCAACCGCGGCGTCACCCACGCCCGCACGGAGTGCCCCTGCCTCGACCGCGACGAGCGCTGCGACAGCGACGACTGCCGCGACGGGAAGCGCTACGTCCCCGTCGAGTTGCTGGACGTCGCCGGCCTCGTCCCCGGCGCCCACGAGGGGAAGGGACTGGGCAACCAGTTCCTCGACGAGCTCACGAACGCCGACGCGATCGTGAACGTCGTCGACGCCAGCGGTGCGACGAACGAGGAGGGCGAACCCGTCGAGGTCGGCGAGCACGACCCGATGGACGACATCGACTTCGTCGAGGAGGAGATGGACCTCTGGCTGGCGGGCATCGTCGACCGCAACTGGGAGTCGGTCACCCGCAAGTCCCGGTCGCCCGACTTCGACATCGACGACGCGCTCGCGGAGATGCTCACCGGGTTCGGCGCGACGGAGGCCGAGGTCGCCGCCAGCCTCCGCTCGATAGACTACCCGGACGAGCCCCAGCAGTGGACCGACGAGCACAAGGAGGCGCTGGCCCGCGACGTCCGCAGGCGCACGAAGCCCATCATCGTCGCCGCGAACAAGATAGACGTCGCGCCCGAGGAGAACGTCGAGCGCCTGCTCGACCTGGACAAGCCCGTGATCCCGACCACGGCGGAGGGCGAACTCGCCCTGCGCAACGCGGCCGACGCGGGCGTCGTCGACTACGACCCCGGCGACGAGGAGTTCGAGATCGTCGGCGACGTGAGCGACGAGCAGCGCGCCGCGCTCGACGGCCTCCGCGACGCGATGGCCGAGCACGGCGGGACCGGCGTTCAGGCCGCGCTGAACCACGCCGTCTACGACCTGCTCGACCGCGTCACCGCCTACCCCGTGCAGGACGCTTCGAAGTGGACCGACGCGACCGGCACCGTCCTTCCCGACGCCTTCCTGCTCCCCCGCGGGTCGACGCCGGTCGATCTGGCCTACGCCGTCCACAGCGACATTGGCGACGGCTACCTCCACGCGGTTAACGCCCGTTCCAGCCGCGAAGTGGGCGACAGCTACGAACTCGAAGAGGGCGACGTGATCAAGATCGTCAGCACCAACTGA
- a CDS encoding transcription initiation factor IIB produces MTDTSIRTHETQVTNAEREATQEEAREDETVCPECGGDLVTQSGETICEDCGLVVDEDNVDRGPEWRAFDSKEKDEKSRVGAPTTKMMHDEGLSTNIGWQDKDAYGNTLSSRQRQKMQRLRTWNERFRTRDSQERNLKQALGEIDRMASALGLPENVRETASVIYRRALEEDLLPGRSIEGVATSSLYAAARQAGTPRSIDEVANVSRIDDQEFKRTYRYIVRELGLEVQPADPESYVGRFASELDISDEAERRARELLQNAKDEGVHSGKSPVGLAAAAVYAAPLLTNEQITQREVSEVADISEVTIRNRYKELLEAEGTIAPA; encoded by the coding sequence ATGACAGATACAAGCATCCGAACTCACGAGACCCAAGTAACGAACGCCGAACGAGAGGCGACGCAGGAGGAGGCGCGAGAGGACGAGACGGTCTGCCCCGAGTGCGGCGGCGACCTCGTCACCCAGAGCGGCGAGACCATCTGCGAGGACTGCGGCCTCGTCGTCGACGAGGACAACGTCGACCGCGGCCCCGAGTGGCGCGCGTTCGACTCCAAGGAGAAAGACGAGAAGTCCCGCGTCGGCGCGCCGACCACGAAGATGATGCACGACGAGGGGCTGTCGACCAATATCGGCTGGCAGGACAAGGACGCGTACGGCAACACCCTGTCCTCGCGCCAGCGCCAGAAGATGCAGCGCCTGCGCACCTGGAACGAGCGCTTCCGTACGCGCGACTCCCAGGAGCGTAACCTGAAGCAGGCGCTCGGCGAGATCGACCGCATGGCGTCCGCGCTCGGTCTGCCCGAGAACGTCCGGGAGACCGCCAGCGTCATCTACCGCCGCGCGCTCGAAGAGGACCTGCTCCCCGGCCGCTCCATCGAGGGCGTCGCGACGAGTTCGCTGTACGCCGCGGCCCGCCAGGCCGGCACGCCGCGCAGCATCGACGAGGTCGCGAACGTCAGCCGGATCGACGACCAGGAGTTCAAGCGGACGTACCGCTACATCGTCCGCGAGCTCGGCCTCGAAGTCCAGCCCGCCGACCCCGAGAGCTACGTCGGCCGGTTCGCCAGCGAGCTCGACATCTCGGACGAGGCGGAGCGCCGCGCCCGGGAGCTGCTCCAGAACGCGAAGGACGAGGGCGTCCACAGCGGCAAGTCGCCGGTCGGCCTCGCGGCCGCCGCCGTCTACGCCGCGCCGCTGCTCACCAACGAGCAGATCACCCAGCGCGAGGTCAGCGAGGTCGCCGACATCTCCGAGGTCACCATCCGCAACCGGTACAAGGAGCTGCTGGAGGCCGAAGGCACCATCGCGCCGGCATGA
- a CDS encoding phosphoribosyltransferase, with product MFRNRTDAGRQLAEHLERRGVTADLVLAIPRGALPVARPVADALGADLDVVVARKMGAPDNPELAVGAAASDGSVYRNDDLIARLGVDEEYLERERRKEAENARDKARAYRERPPDVTGKRVVVVDDGVATGATATACLRQVRDAGASYLALAVPVGPPDSIDQLRREADDVFALETPRDFRAVGAHYRDFGQVSDEEAVSYLRGGSS from the coding sequence ATGTTCCGGAACAGGACCGACGCCGGCCGTCAGCTGGCCGAACACCTCGAACGCCGGGGCGTGACGGCCGACCTCGTCCTCGCCATCCCGCGCGGTGCACTGCCGGTCGCCCGTCCGGTCGCCGACGCGCTCGGCGCGGACCTCGACGTCGTCGTCGCCCGGAAGATGGGCGCGCCGGACAACCCCGAACTCGCCGTGGGCGCGGCGGCGAGCGACGGGAGCGTCTACCGCAACGACGACCTGATCGCGCGGCTGGGGGTCGACGAAGAGTACCTCGAACGCGAGCGCCGGAAGGAGGCCGAGAACGCCCGCGACAAGGCCCGGGCGTACCGGGAGCGCCCGCCCGACGTGACCGGGAAGCGCGTGGTCGTCGTCGACGACGGCGTCGCCACCGGCGCGACGGCGACCGCCTGCCTCCGGCAGGTCCGGGACGCCGGAGCGTCGTACCTCGCGCTCGCCGTGCCGGTCGGGCCGCCGGACTCGATCGACCAACTCCGCCGGGAGGCCGACGACGTGTTCGCGCTGGAGACGCCGCGGGACTTCCGGGCCGTCGGCGCGCACTATCGCGACTTCGGACAGGTGTCCGACGAGGAGGCGGTGTCGTACCTCCGCGGAGGGTCGTCGTGA
- a CDS encoding DUF2267 domain-containing protein: protein MDFSGFTGEVQHRLELGTQGEAVRATRAALQTLAERLHEGEATDLAGPLPMEIDWYLESADHGQRFDWDEFVDRVGERAGVEESDAVFYAQAIVALVGDLVPGSELDDVRNGLPGEFDALFELVGEEEAFD, encoded by the coding sequence ATGGACTTCAGCGGTTTCACCGGCGAAGTGCAGCACCGACTCGAACTGGGCACGCAGGGCGAAGCGGTCCGCGCCACCCGTGCGGCCCTCCAGACGCTCGCCGAGCGGCTCCACGAGGGCGAGGCGACGGACCTGGCCGGGCCGCTCCCGATGGAGATAGACTGGTACCTGGAGAGCGCCGACCACGGGCAGCGCTTCGACTGGGACGAGTTCGTCGACCGCGTCGGCGAACGCGCCGGCGTCGAGGAGTCGGACGCCGTCTTCTACGCGCAGGCTATCGTCGCGCTCGTCGGCGACCTCGTCCCGGGGAGCGAACTCGACGACGTGCGGAACGGACTCCCTGGGGAGTTCGACGCGCTGTTCGAACTCGTCGGCGAGGAGGAGGCGTTCGACTGA